A region of Nakaseomyces glabratus chromosome M, complete sequence DNA encodes the following proteins:
- the ECM8 gene encoding Ecm8p (CAGL0M01892g~Ortholog of S. cerevisiae : ECM8 and Saccharomyces cerevisiae S288C : YBR076W): MENWIENSSTLFNHNGNNLNLRQFRTYPEELLDTVEDDAHFFPSPTNYTKKSSKYETLYLELDHLRPNCKHICGKNKLYLPRSFQHHKLTRMMRLSYESQSYEVKKNFKCPPSACILESHLESDTSCNHYSSAGPIKRTDLINYRYLRSRDSRKEIMCRFCLGVNWVDSTIYFKHLFLAHGIITRLDNTTDWYHINQKKNNITTIKLEDYMTFYVQEVKSSAIQFTRNVLPHVVVRLLPIPSTYYSSIMGSGFRRTHVLCPNCNRYIRIGWCEHDEIIQRQYEDFESLNIQTFKEYSRISYIQTRNRQEIQGVYENYFVHYLECNFRDYDSTCLYIIFTD, from the coding sequence ATGGAGAACTGGATAGAAAATAGCTCGACTTTGTTCAATCATAATGGCAACAATTTAAACCTGCGCCAATTCCGAACGTATCCCGAAGAACTACTTGATACAGTTGAAGACGATGCACATTTTTTTCCCTCCCCAACAAACTACACAAAAAAGAGTTCAAAATATGAAACTTTGTACCTCGAACTGGACCATCTACGCCCGAATTGCAAACATATATGTGGCAAGAATAAACTCTATTTACCTAGAAGCTTCCAACACCATAAACTGACTAGAATGATGAGGTTAAGCTACGAATCACAAAGTTATGAGGTTAAGAAAAACTTTAAGTGTCCGCCATCGGCCTGTATCTTGGAGAGCCATTTAGAGAGCGACACAAGCTGTAACCACTACAGCTCTGCAGGCCCGATAAAAAGGACTGACTTGATAAACTATCGGTATTTGAGGTCTCGTGACAGCCGTAAAGAAATAATGTGCAGGTTTTGCCTTGGCGTCAACTGGGTTGACTCGACTATTTACTTCAAACACCTATTTCTGGCGCACGGAATAATCACAAGACTAGATAACACAACAGATTGGTATCACataaatcaaaagaaaaataacatTACCACCATAAAACTGGAAGATTACATGACATTCTATGTTCAAGAGGTGAAAAGCTCAGCCATACAATTCACAAGAAATGTTCTACCTCATGTTGTGGTGAGATTATTACCTATACCTTCAACTTATTACTCTTCCATAATGGGCAGCGGATTCCGTAGAACCCATGTACTTTGTCCCAATTGCAACCGGTATATCCGTATCGGTTGGTGTGAACATGATGAGATCATCCAGAGACAATATGAAGACTTTGAGTCCCTAAACATTCAAACTTTCAAAGAGTATTCCAGAATCTCCTATAttcaaacaagaaatagACAAGAGATCCAAGGCGTATACGAAAATTATTTTGTACACTACCTAGAGTGTAACTTTCGCGATTACGATTCTACGTGTTTGTACATAATATTCACGGACTAA